In Anaerolineales bacterium, the following proteins share a genomic window:
- a CDS encoding TIGR00730 family Rossman fold protein gives MRSLCVFCGSSDTVHSDYTTAARALGILLAQNGIRLVYGGGKTGLMGAVADGALSAGGEVIGIIIPSMNTPVLAHDGLTRMDVPPDMHARKARMHELAEGYIALPGGFGTFDELFETITWAQTGAHQKPVGLLNVKNYYAPLLAAMDYAVAEGFVFKEHRDAISIDSDPTRLLDTMSKYEHPHDAVKRWMREE, from the coding sequence ATGCGCTCGCTTTGTGTTTTTTGCGGATCTTCCGACACGGTTCATTCCGACTATACAACTGCCGCGCGTGCGTTGGGCATTCTCCTCGCCCAAAACGGGATTCGCTTGGTCTACGGCGGCGGGAAGACCGGCTTGATGGGCGCAGTCGCGGATGGCGCGCTTTCCGCGGGCGGCGAAGTGATCGGCATTATCATCCCTTCGATGAACACGCCCGTCCTTGCACATGACGGGCTGACCCGCATGGATGTTCCACCCGACATGCACGCGCGCAAAGCGAGGATGCACGAACTGGCGGAAGGCTACATCGCCCTCCCCGGCGGATTCGGCACCTTCGATGAATTGTTCGAAACCATCACCTGGGCGCAAACCGGCGCGCACCAAAAACCCGTCGGCTTATTGAATGTGAAAAATTATTACGCGCCCCTGCTTGCCGCCATGGATTACGCGGTCGCCGAAGGTTTCGTTTTCAAAGAACACCGCGATGCGATTTCCATTGATTCTGACCCGACGCGCTTGTTGGATACGATGTCAAAATACGAACATCCGCACGATGCGGTGAAGCGGTGGATGAGGGAGGAGTAG
- a CDS encoding TVP38/TMEM64 family protein: MSLKRIVLIIVLLLAVVALWIYREPIGAWLAWFSNLNAVIETIRGYGWWGPAILFVLFILQAFLAFIPGQALMIGSGILYGFFGGFLLTWVSLVLGGQIAFWLSRKFGRPFAEKWVSAETLDRWDKSAAGQGMAFYVITLVMPFVPNDAMCYVAGLGNMSPKRFLLANMLGRGIASLLTATVGANLIEIPAILWVFLVGFVVLGIAGWVFAKRMQKAEPAD, encoded by the coding sequence ATGTCCCTCAAAAGAATCGTCCTCATTATCGTATTGTTGCTTGCGGTGGTCGCGTTATGGATTTACCGTGAACCCATCGGCGCGTGGCTGGCTTGGTTTAGCAATCTCAATGCCGTGATCGAAACGATTCGGGGATACGGCTGGTGGGGACCCGCGATCCTCTTCGTCCTCTTCATCCTGCAAGCCTTCCTTGCGTTCATCCCCGGACAGGCGCTCATGATCGGCAGCGGAATCCTCTACGGCTTCTTCGGCGGATTCCTCCTCACGTGGGTCAGTCTCGTGCTCGGCGGACAGATCGCGTTCTGGCTCTCGCGCAAGTTCGGGCGACCGTTCGCGGAGAAATGGGTCTCGGCTGAAACGCTGGACCGCTGGGACAAAAGCGCGGCAGGTCAGGGCATGGCGTTTTACGTGATCACGCTTGTCATGCCTTTTGTTCCCAACGACGCGATGTGTTATGTCGCCGGGCTAGGGAACATGTCTCCCAAACGATTCCTACTCGCGAACATGCTCGGGCGCGGCATCGCCAGCCTGCTCACCGCGACGGTCGGCGCAAATCTAATTGAAATCCCAGCCATTCTCTGGGTGTTCCTTGTAGGCTTTGTCGTGTTGGGAATTGCAGGCTGGGTCTTCGCCAAACGAATGCAAAAAGCGGAGCCGGCGGATTAA